The DNA sequence GAGCTAGATCACGGGGGCGGCGCGAGCACCGGCACAGTGATCGGCGGCAGGCCGGGAATGTTGACGACCGTGGTGGTCATCTCGCCCGGCGGGCCGCCCAGGCCCGGAATGACGATCGGCGGCGGCGCCGGCGGGATGCCGTTACTCAACAAGATGGTGACGATGGAGCCGGGGATGGTGGTCCCGGACGGGCTGGTGCCGACAACCTCGTTGAACGGCGCGGTGCTGTTCACCACGCTGGCCTGATCGGCCACCTTGAACCCGGCCTTCTTGAGGGCGTCACGCGCCTCGCTCTCGCGCAACCCGTTGATGCTGGGCACCTTGGAACCCGGACCGCCCTCGACATACCGCGGTTCGGTGGGCGGCAGGGCGGTGGGGCCGTAGTTCTCGGCAATCGGCTTCATGGCCTCGAACCAGGCCCGCGCCGGCTCATTACCGCCGTACAGGTTTCCGTCGCCGCACTTGCGCAGCGGGAACGAGCACAGATCACCGGGGGTCGTGGAGTCGTCGAAGATGTAGCTCGCCCCGGCCAGGTTGTTGGTAAATCCCAGGAACGCCGAAGAGCGATGTGCCTCAGTGGTTCCCGTCTTACTGGACAACGGCAGGCCCCAACCGACCGAACCCGCCGAACCTGCGGCGGTGCCGCCGGGCTGGTCGTCCTTGCTCAGGGCGTTCGCGAGAGTGTTGGCCAATCCGGTAGGCACCGCCTGCTCGCACGACTCGGTGGTCGTCGGTACCTCTTTGCCGTGGCGGTCGAAGACCTTGTCGATCGGATTGGGCGGGCACCACTTGCCGCCCGAGGCCAAAGTGGCAGCCACATTCGATAATTCGAGGGCATTGACCTGGATGGGGCCCAGTGTGAATGAGCCCAGGTTGTACTTTTTGATGTAATCGGCCAGGCTCTCGTCGCCCTCGGGGTCGTAGGGCTTGGCGGTGCCCGCCTGTGCGTAGGAACGCATGCCCAGCTTCACGGCCATATCGACCGCCTTGGACACACCGATCGACTGAATCAGCTTGGCGAAGGCGGTGTTCGGCGAGGTCGCCAGGGCGTCGGTCACGCTCATCGGGGAACGGTAGTTGCCGACGTTCTTGACGCACCAGGTGTCCTTGGGGCAGCCCTTGGTGCCGTCGCTGCTGCCGAGCCCCTTGGCCGCGAAGGTGGGCGGCACGTCGAGCACGGTGTTGATACCCATGCCCATATCCATGGCCGCGGCGACCGTGAAGATCTTGAAGATCGATCCGGCGCCGTCGCCGACGAGCGAGAACGGCTGCGGCTGCATGGTCTCGTTGGTCGCGCCATCCAGACCGTAGGTACGGCTGGAGGCCATCGCCAGGATGGGGTGGCTGGTCTGCCCGGGTTTGATGACGCTCATGACGTCGGCGACACCGTTGAGGCCCGGATCGGCGACGTGCGAGACCGCTTGTTTCACCGAGTTCTGCACATCGGGGTCCAGGGTGGTGCGGATGAGGTACCCACCCTTCATCACCTGGTCCTTGCTGATCCCGGACTTGGCCAGGTAATCGAGCACGTAATCGCAAAAGAACGCACGGTCGCCGGCGGCGATGCAGCCGCGCGGCAGCTCATTGGGCTGGGGCAGCACGCCGAGGGGCTGCGCCCTGGCGGCCACTAGCTCGGCCTTCTTGTCGGGGGCGTTGGCGATCATGGTGTCGAGTACCAGGTTGCGGCGCGCCAGCGCGCGTTCGGGATTGACGTAGGGATTAAGACCAGAGGTGGACTGCACCATGCCCGCCAACAGCGCCGCCTGCTGCCAGTTCAGGTCCTTCGCGTCGACCCCGAAGTAGGTCTGTGCGGCATCTTGCACACCGAAGGAGTTGTTACCGAAGGACACCAGGTTCAGGTACCGGGTCAGGATCTCCTGCTTGGTAAAGGTGCGGTCCAGCCGCAGCGCCATCCGGATCTCGCGCAGCTTGCGCGCGGGGGTGGTCTCGATGGCGGCCTTGCGTTCGGCGTCGGTCTTGGCCACCACCAGCAGCTGGTAGTTCTTCACATACTGCTGCTCGATCGTCGAACCACCGCGGGTGTCCTCGTCGCCGGAGGCGTACCCGGCCAGGCCGCCCAGCGTGCCCTTCCAGTCGACACCGTTATGCGAGGTAAACCTCTTGTCCTCGATAGACAGCAGGGCCAGCTTGATGGTGTCGGCGATCTGATCGGCGGGCACCTCGAAACGCCGCTGTGTGTAGAGGTACGCGATCTTGTTGCCCTTGGCGTCTTCCACCGTGGTGACCGCGGGTACCTCACCCTCGAGCAGCTGGGTGGAGCCGTTGGCCACCACATCGGATGCCCGATTGGATGCCAACCCGAAGCCGCCCGCGAAGGGGAACATCAGTCCGGCCAAGATCACCGCCGCGATAAGCCCGCAGCCCGCGAGCTTGGCGAGGGTCACCGTCTCGGGCGGGCGTTCTGACATACGCACAGGGTAACTGGCGTCCCCGGGGGTGTCTGCGGGTAGTTGATCGGTAACGCGAGGCTCCGAAACGGCGATGAAAAGACGTTGTCGGCACAACCGTCCCAAAAAATTCGGATCAGGTGTTGCGTTGGAGATCCCTGACCACTAACTTGATCTCACGGTGTGATTCAAGTTACACACCGAGCGGACTGTGGCCCACGCCTCTTGCGGGCCACCAGTGACAGAAGGGATAGCCAGTGTCAGCTTCAAGGCCTGCCATGAGTGCTTTACATACAGTGGGATCGATCGATGGTGGAGAAGCACGCATTGCCTGGGTCTCACAGGCCAGATGCAGACAAGGCGATCCCGACGAGTTGTTCGTCCGCGGAGCGGCACAGCGTAAGGCCGCAGTTATCTGCCGGCACTGCCCGGTGATGATGGAATGTGGTGCCGACGCCCTCGATAACCGGGTGGAATTCGGCGTATGGGGTGGACTGACCGAACGGCAGCGCCGCGCGATGCTCAAGGCTCACCCTGAGGTGGAGTCCTGGTCGGACTTCTTCGCCGCGCAGCGCAAGCACAAGAGCGCCGTCTAACACAGCGCCGTCCAATACCTAGCGCCGAGCGCGCGCTCAGGCACCCCGATCCGCGAGGATTGGAGCACCTGAGTGCGCGCTCGTTGCGTTTTTAGGAAGCGACGCCGGTGATCTGATCGGCGATGGCGCGCAGCGCGTCCACATCGGAGACATCGAACGGGAGCGAGGGCACCCCGACGATCGGGACGGTGGGGTTGGCGCTCGTGAACCGCGACAGCAGCCGGATCTCCCGCTTGGCGGTCGCCGCGCGCTCGGCATGCACCCGCAGCACCGCCCCGGGGAGGCTGTATTCGCCCGACTCCTCGAGATTGTCCGCGACATCGATGGCGCGCTCGACGGTCAGGCTCGACAGCGTGGGGTGGGTGCGGTTGAGGATCAGGCCTGCCAGCGGCATGCCCTCCTGGCTCAGCCGCTCGACGAAGAAGGTGGCCTCACGCAGCGCATCGGGTTCGGCGGCCGACACCACGATGAATTGGGTGCTGCGCCGACGCAGCAGCTCGTAGGTGCGGTCGGCCTTCTCGCGGAAGCCTCCGAACGTGGAGTCCAGTGATTGCACGAACAGTGAAGCATCGGAAAGCAATTGCGATCCGAGCACCGTCGACAGCGCCTTCATCGCCAGCCCGACGGCTCCGGTGACGATTCGCCCCAGGCCACGGCTAGAGCCCAGCAGCATCTTCCAGAGGCGTCCATCCATGAAGCTGCCCAACCGCTTGGGCGCGTCCAGGAAGTCAAGGGCGTTGCGGGACGGCGGGGTGTCCACCACGATCAGGTCCCACTTGTCTTCATGGAGAAGCTGTCCCAGCTTCTCCATGGCCATGTATTCCTGCGTGCCCGACATGGAGGTGGCGACGGTCTGATAGAACTTGTTGTCCAGAATCGATTGTGCGCGATCGGATCCCGCATGCTGGACCACCAGCTCGTCGAAGGTGCGACGCATATCCAGCATCATCGCGTACAGCTCACCCTTGACGCCCTCGACGTGCACCTGCTGCGGGGTGTTGCCCAGTGCCTCGATGCCTAGTGACTGCGCCAACCGGCGTGCCGGGTCGATGGTGAGCACCACGACGGTGCGGCCGTACTCCGCGGCGCGGAGCGCGACCGACGCGGCGGTGGTGGTCTTGCCGACACCGCCTGCGCCACAACAGACCACGACGCGGTTCTTGCGGTCTTCGAGAATGGCCGCCATATCCAAGACGGCAGGTGTGTTGCTCATCGGACTCCCTGCTCGGCCAGGCTCTCGGCCAGTTCGTAGAGGCTACCCAGGTCGACGCCGTCGGCCAGGGTGGGCAATTCCAGTCGAGGTATCTGCAGCTCGCCAAGCAGCTCTTCACTCTCGGCGCGTGCACGCATCCGTGTCGCGTGCTCGATCGTCTCGGTGAGTAGACCGGCGAAGTCCGCGTCGGAGAGAGTTACGTTGTTATCGGTCAACGCCTTACGCACCTCGTCGGCGTCGATGACGCCCTCGGCAGCCTTGTCCAGATCCGTGGGCGACAGGTGCGGCACTACGGTTCGGTTGACGATGACGCTGCCGATCGGCAGGCCCATCCCGCTCAGTTCGGCGATGGCCTCGGCGGTTTCCTGCATGGGCAGTGCCTCCAGCAGGGTCACCAGGTGGATCGCCGTCTGGTCCGAGTGCAGCAGCCTGCGCACTCCCTCGGACTGGGAGTGGATAGGGCCGCCCTTGGCGATATCGGACAGTGCCGACGTCACGTCGAGGAAGCGGGCGATCCGGCCGGTGGGCGGGGCATCGACCACGACGGCGTCGTACACATGCCGTCCGGACTTGTCGACGCGGACGATGCACTCCTTGATCTTTCCGGTCAGGATGACGTCTCGCAGACCCGGCGCGATCGTGGTGGCGAACTCTATGGCCCCGATGCGCTTCATCGCACGCCCGGCCAGACCCAGGTTGTAGAACATCTCGAGGTACTCCATGAACGCCGTCTCGATCTCGACGGCCAGGGCGTTCACCGCCCCGCCGCCCTCGGCGGTGGCGATCTTGAGTTCCTTGGGCGCCAGCGGAGGTACGTCGAAAAGCTGGGCGATGCCCTGCCTGTTTTCGACCTCGACCAGCAGTACCTTGCGGCCGCCCGCGGCCAGCGCAAGGGCTAGGGCCGCGGCGATGGTGGACTTTCCAGTCCCGCCCTTGCCGGTCACAAAGTGCAGTCGTGCATTCGCGACTCGTGCGGGCCAGGCATCTGACAAGGGCCCCGCCGCCGCATCGCTGGGGGAGTCAGGGGAAGTGTTCACCACGCACGCATGCTAACCGTCCATGATCGACTGCCAACGACGAACGCCCTAGGGTGCGTATATGACCGAACGCACCGCATGGGAGTACGCCACCGTCCCGCTGTTGACACATGCCACCAAGCAGATCTTGGACCAGTGGGGAAGTGACGGCTGGGAGCTGGTGAGCGTGCTACCCGGACCCACCGGTGAACAGCACGTCGCCTACCTGAAGCGGTCGAAATGAGCACCCATAGCGCCCGGCTCGCCGAGCTCGGAATCGAACTGCCCGCCGTCGCGGCGCCCCTGGCCGCGTATCAACCCGCGGTACGCAGCGGCAATCACGTCTATACCTCCGGGCAGCTGCCGATCGTGGACGGCAACCTGGTCGCCGCGGGCAAGGTCGGGGCCGAGGTCACGCCGGAGGATGCCAAGGCACTGGCCCGTACCTGTGCCCTCAATGCGGTCGCCGCGGTGGACGCGCTCGTCGGGATCAACAACGTCGTGAAGGTGGTCAAGGTCGTCGGATTCGTCGCCTCGGCACCCGGGTTCACCGGCCAGCCCGGCGTGGTGAACGGAGCATCGGAGCTGCTGGGCGACGTGTTCGGGGACGCGGGTGTGCACGCGCGCTCGGCCGTGGGTGTGGCGGAGCTGCCGATCAACGCCCCGGTGGAGGTGGAGATCGTGGTGGAGGTCAGAGCGGAAGCCTCCGCCTGATGACCCACCCGGCCTACGGGCAACTGCGTCCGGTCACCGAGACCGCTTCGGTGCTGCTGGCCAATAACCCCGGGATGATGACGCTGGAAGGCACCAATACCTGGGTGCTGCGCGCGCCGGGCAGCGACGAGGTCGTCATCGTCGACCCCGGGCCGGGTGTCGCCGCTGGTGACCCCGATGTGCACGTCGAGGAACTGGCGAAGATCGGCAAGGTGGCTCTGGTTTTGGTGAGTCATCGGCATTTCGATCACACCGGTGGTGTCGACCGTCTGGTCGAGCTGACCGGTGCGCCGGTGCGCGCCGCCGACCCGGCGTGGCTGCGCGGCGATTCGGTGGCGCTCTCCGACGGCGAGCGCA is a window from the Mycobacteroides salmoniphilum genome containing:
- a CDS encoding RidA family protein, whose translation is MSTHSARLAELGIELPAVAAPLAAYQPAVRSGNHVYTSGQLPIVDGNLVAAGKVGAEVTPEDAKALARTCALNAVAAVDALVGINNVVKVVKVVGFVASAPGFTGQPGVVNGASELLGDVFGDAGVHARSAVGVAELPINAPVEVEIVVEVRAEASA
- a CDS encoding ArsA family ATPase, whose protein sequence is MSNTPAVLDMAAILEDRKNRVVVCCGAGGVGKTTTAASVALRAAEYGRTVVVLTIDPARRLAQSLGIEALGNTPQQVHVEGVKGELYAMMLDMRRTFDELVVQHAGSDRAQSILDNKFYQTVATSMSGTQEYMAMEKLGQLLHEDKWDLIVVDTPPSRNALDFLDAPKRLGSFMDGRLWKMLLGSSRGLGRIVTGAVGLAMKALSTVLGSQLLSDASLFVQSLDSTFGGFREKADRTYELLRRRSTQFIVVSAAEPDALREATFFVERLSQEGMPLAGLILNRTHPTLSSLTVERAIDVADNLEESGEYSLPGAVLRVHAERAATAKREIRLLSRFTSANPTVPIVGVPSLPFDVSDVDALRAIADQITGVAS
- a CDS encoding DUF4177 domain-containing protein, whose protein sequence is MTERTAWEYATVPLLTHATKQILDQWGSDGWELVSVLPGPTGEQHVAYLKRSK
- a CDS encoding WhiB family transcriptional regulator is translated as MSALHTVGSIDGGEARIAWVSQARCRQGDPDELFVRGAAQRKAAVICRHCPVMMECGADALDNRVEFGVWGGLTERQRRAMLKAHPEVESWSDFFAAQRKHKSAV
- the ponA2 gene encoding transglycosylase/D,D-transpeptidase PonA2; protein product: MSERPPETVTLAKLAGCGLIAAVILAGLMFPFAGGFGLASNRASDVVANGSTQLLEGEVPAVTTVEDAKGNKIAYLYTQRRFEVPADQIADTIKLALLSIEDKRFTSHNGVDWKGTLGGLAGYASGDEDTRGGSTIEQQYVKNYQLLVVAKTDAERKAAIETTPARKLREIRMALRLDRTFTKQEILTRYLNLVSFGNNSFGVQDAAQTYFGVDAKDLNWQQAALLAGMVQSTSGLNPYVNPERALARRNLVLDTMIANAPDKKAELVAARAQPLGVLPQPNELPRGCIAAGDRAFFCDYVLDYLAKSGISKDQVMKGGYLIRTTLDPDVQNSVKQAVSHVADPGLNGVADVMSVIKPGQTSHPILAMASSRTYGLDGATNETMQPQPFSLVGDGAGSIFKIFTVAAAMDMGMGINTVLDVPPTFAAKGLGSSDGTKGCPKDTWCVKNVGNYRSPMSVTDALATSPNTAFAKLIQSIGVSKAVDMAVKLGMRSYAQAGTAKPYDPEGDESLADYIKKYNLGSFTLGPIQVNALELSNVAATLASGGKWCPPNPIDKVFDRHGKEVPTTTESCEQAVPTGLANTLANALSKDDQPGGTAAGSAGSVGWGLPLSSKTGTTEAHRSSAFLGFTNNLAGASYIFDDSTTPGDLCSFPLRKCGDGNLYGGNEPARAWFEAMKPIAENYGPTALPPTEPRYVEGGPGSKVPSINGLRESEARDALKKAGFKVADQASVVNSTAPFNEVVGTSPSGTTIPGSIVTILLSNGIPPAPPPIVIPGLGGPPGEMTTTVVNIPGLPPITVPVLAPPP
- a CDS encoding ArsA-related P-loop ATPase; this translates as MSDAWPARVANARLHFVTGKGGTGKSTIAAALALALAAGGRKVLLVEVENRQGIAQLFDVPPLAPKELKIATAEGGGAVNALAVEIETAFMEYLEMFYNLGLAGRAMKRIGAIEFATTIAPGLRDVILTGKIKECIVRVDKSGRHVYDAVVVDAPPTGRIARFLDVTSALSDIAKGGPIHSQSEGVRRLLHSDQTAIHLVTLLEALPMQETAEAIAELSGMGLPIGSVIVNRTVVPHLSPTDLDKAAEGVIDADEVRKALTDNNVTLSDADFAGLLTETIEHATRMRARAESEELLGELQIPRLELPTLADGVDLGSLYELAESLAEQGVR